Within the Miscanthus floridulus cultivar M001 chromosome 2, ASM1932011v1, whole genome shotgun sequence genome, the region AAAATAAGCCATGTAACAATACTAATACAGCACATGCACAACAACAACATATATGAATACGGCCATCCTAACAGAGGCAGCAGACACATGTTAACATAAAGGGGAACAAATGAAGTCACACTACGTCGCAAATATTGGTCAATTTAACAGATGAAAACTAAAAACTACCAATTTATTCGAGGTAATTAGTCAGCCCCGTACACACAAGGTAGTAAAATGATAGAAGAAAAATATCAGCAGGTCATATTGGGCAAGAGGCAAGACTCGCGCTCCACCACGCACGCAGCAAATAAGCAAACCGGCAGCGAATATGAAGGATTGGAGAGAGCTAAGCGTTCGCATTCGAGGACTCGCAGAGACGCAATGATCCCGCGGAATCAACAATAAACCAAGCACTTCATCGAGGGCTAAGGTTCCTTACCGAACGTAGGGGATCGGAACGACGGCGCTAGAAGAGGTAGGAGGTGACAGAGCGAGCGGTCCGCGGCGGCGCAGTGGGGTGGGTAGGGTTTCCGGCGGCGGCCGGAAGGGGTTTTGATGGGTTTGAGCAGCGGCGCCCGCTTTTATACGAGTCAGAAGAGAAGCGCTAATTTTGTATTGCATCCCCACGAGTTTACGTAAATATATATGGAATTCACAGGGAGTGGAATGTAAAGTGGTTAGATATTTTCGTAAGAGCCTGGGGCAGTGGGCTTTTTGGGCCAGTCTAGGCCGTGATGGTTTGACGGTGTGTGCACACGGGGCTTGTTTGGATTGAACTAAGGATGAGTTGCCTGGGCATTTCAGCTACCTTGCCTGATCAGGCAAGTGTGTTTTCCATGTCCTTGTTTGGTTGCAGTCCTGGAGCTATGCCCGAGTGGATGAAAGGAACGGGGCAGCGTTTGGTTGACGAGCTGCCTGTGTTTATACCTTTTGATTTGAAGGTGTGGTGCAAAAACTTTTCCAGAAAATAGTACAGTAGCTACGAAATATTGCAAATATTTTATAAATCCAGTAAGTATGAGATGCAAAACGAAGCCAAAGTTTGGATCCAGGAAGTGTCACATCGGGTATCACAtcgggtgttcggatactaatcataaaactaattacagaagtcgtgactaattcgcgagacgaatctattaagcctaattacaGCAGGCAAATTGTTCAGGGTCCCAACCAAATGAACCCCAAGAAGAACGCAGGCAGGTGTCCAGTCTAGGCATATAGTTCAGGGCTCCATCCAAACATGCCCACAAAGCCTTCTTTTGACGTTGAGGGGAAAGGTAATGGGCTACCGGCGGCGTCAAGCCCAAAAGGCCCATTGTCCACGGAAATGGCAGCCTCCTCTTTCACGCATTCCTGAGCGGAGACAACCTCGCTCTGATGCCGGCGTGGAGGTCAACATGGATTACGCCAACCATGCGTTCGTAGATTTCTCAAGGCATCTTTGGTTGGAGGTAATTGAAAGTAGGAAATGGGACTTTAGAGTTATATAAGTTTAAAAAAATCTCATGTTTGTTTTGTGGGACTAGGAGTTACGAGAGGAAGGGCGACGAGAGTCTAGAGAGCAAACTCCCATTAGTTAAATCCTAAGAGGAGGGGTGATAATTGATAGGAATTGTGCTTTTAATGAAAGATGAGTATCGTCAAATAGGAGATATGAATTTCTTCTTTAACTTCTCTTTTTATTTCCCTTTACAAACCAAACAGGACATTAGGACTAAAAGTCAAATTCCCTCTATCAATTTCCAGCACTAATATCTATTTTGCTACTGAAAAACACCACCAAAATGTTTTCCTAGTCATCGTGAAAAGAGAAAGTATCGATAACACATGTTGTTTAGTTGTTTTTCAGATAAGAACAATGATGGAATGGAAGAGTAGAAGTAAGAAACCTAGCTACAGCCTACGGTTGCTAGACCAATTGGTCAAGCCTCCGAGTGGCGTCCCCGTGACCAGAGTTCAAATCCTGGGTTAGGCGAATTTCTGGTTGGCggtgtgaaaaaaaaaacttcgcATGTCCCGTGTTCCCAAGGCACTGGTAAAATGGACCAGCCCTCTCACCGGGTAACGGACCCCTGTGTGCGGGCGGGGCATGGGGGTCGGGGATTTTCTCAGACTGGGTTAGATGTCTCCTCTACCTTAATCTAAAATAGCTCGGGGGTGTCTACCCCCGTAGTCCGAGTTTTTAAGAAACCTAGCAACACCCTATATATCTGCACAACCATCAAACAGAGAACAGCATGTGAGGCTCTACGCGCATCCATGCAGTTGATTGTTAAGCAGAATAATATTTATAATGGAGATTTCCAATTGTACTTATACGAACCAAGCAAGTTATAATATTAATTCACAACCATGAAACGAGATAACAGTTTAACTCATAAACTTGCAAAGTTACAGGGTAACTTTTTTCCCTCCAGAGAACCCATGCATTGATATAAAGTCAAGAGCTTATGTAAGAAATTTATTTTCCCACTGAAGAACAGGACTAAAATACCATCCTAGTCTTTGTGGAAAGAGAAAGCATCAGCACATGTCATTTTTCAGATAAACACATGTTTTTTCTTCAGATGAATAATGCGCTGACAAAAAAAAGTAAGAACCCAGCTACGTGGTTATATCTGCACAACCATCAATCAGAGAACAATATGGCAGGCTCCATTGCATGATTGCATCCATGAACTTGATAGCAGGCAAGAAATAGTGATTCTAATTCAGCTGTACTAATATAAACCAAGCAAGTATAAGGTTGACTCACAGGATTTGCACTTCAAGCGAGATAAAGGAAAAATGGTTTATTGTTTTTATTTGACTTGGTATAATGAGTGCGCCGATCTACGCCAGAGAGAATCACAAAGCAGGCCCAAGGCATTGCGTCGAGTACGTTACCATGCACTTGACATGAAAAAACAAAACATGTTACTGGGGAGGTGTGGTCGGCAGCGTGTGAGGAGACGACGATGGCGGTGGAGTGGGGGAAAACAAGCGTGGCGAGGTGGATGTGGATCTCCGGATCGGCGAGTCATTTGTTCCCTGTCTCCATCCCACCAGTCCACCATGCCACTTCGATCACTGCAGTAGCAACAACGCTGCGTTGTATCGTGTAATTCATAAAAAAAAAACGTGGAACGCTACCTGGATTTGGTCTTCGTGATCGTTAATTGCAACTGaatgaagaaagaaaaagaatgtCCTTTAATTTGAGTGAACTCCACAGTTCTTACACCCAACACTTTATCTCACTCGATCACAAAACTTGTACAAAATTAAACAAGTCGAATATGAGTAGATCGAAGCCTGGCCCAAAAGTGGCTGTATGCAACAAGGAAGCTAGGTGAGCTCATGCATCAGCAATTCAGCACTCGACTCCGCATGGCTTGAGGATGGGGCCCTTGGACTTGGGGATGAACGGGTCGATCCTGACCCAGACGAGCGAGAAGATGGAGGCGAGGAGGATGGACCAGAGCACGACGATGGTGGGCGTCCGGTTCTGCCTCCCCATGAGCCCCTTGAGGAACGGGTAGAGGTGGACGATGACCCAGAAAGAGAAGAAGAGCTTGCCGAAGAGCGGGCCCCACGAGCCGTACCCGTTGTTGACGGCGTCGGAGACGCCCGCCACGATGCCCaccatgttgatgatgatgagcgTGGTGGGGGGAACCAGCAGCGTGGTCCACTTGAAGAGGTAGAGGTCCCCGAAGGCGTCCGCCTCGTCGCCGGCCGCCTTGGAGGTGACGGTGAAGCTGGTGTCCACGCCGCCCAGCACCTTGAGGAAGCCCTGGAACACGGCGAAGAGGTGCGCCGACACGCCGCCGATCACCCAGAACTGCTCGTTGCGCCACCAGTCCTCGATGCTCACCCCGCTCCACCGCAGCTCCAGGACGCTCGTCGCGATGATGGACAGGAACAGCGCGATGAACCAGATGCTGGCAAGGTTGTTCAGCTGGAATGTACGGCATCGGTTAAGTTCATGTCCTAGCTGGAATGTACAGTCGCCGTCGATCACTCACTCACCGTGGGAATGATGAACTTGCCGGTGAGCAGGCAGACGGCGGGGATGGTGCAGTAGGCGAGCAGCGGGATGGAGGTGAAGGGGTAGACGATGGTGTTGGTGTAGGCGAAGCGCTCCAGCCACTTGAGCCGCCCGCCGTAGGCGTACCAGAGCGGGCAGTGGCGGCTCATGAAGATCTCCACGGACCCCAGCGCCCAACGCAGCACCTGGTGGAGACGATCGGACAGGTTGATGGGCGCCGACCCCTTGAACGCCGGCCGTGTCGGCGTGCAGTACACCGACTTCCATCCCCGGCAGTGCATCTTGAACCCCGTCAGGATATCCTCTGTCACCGACCCGTAGATCCACCCAATCTGGTGTTGTTTCAAATACAATGAAAGATCAGCTCCAGCGTCCAAGCACCAGTGGTCTAGTGGTAGAATAGTACCCTGCCACGGTACAGACCCGGGTTCGATTCCCGGCTGGTGCAATTTTTTTCTTTTGCCATTTTCAAAAATGAAAAGTATGCGCAGAATCAATCAATTACTGTACCTCCTTGCCCCACTCTGTCTTCTCCTCGTATCCGCAGCTGATGACGTGGACGGCCTCCTTGATGAGCGCGGcggggtcggcggcggcgccctGCGGCAGGCCGCCGTCCTCCACGAGCGTGGAGGCGATGAACACGGGCGACTGGCCGAACCGCTTCTGGAAGCCCTTCTGCGACATGAGCGAGGCGCGCTCCAGCTCGTCGTACCCCTCCAGCCCCTCCTCGATCTCCTCCAGCTCGAACGCGCGCTGGTGCTTCTTGTACAGCCCGCCGCCGCCCTTCTTGCTGCCGGCCACcgacccgccgccgccgagcctgtCCTTCTTGCTCCGCTTCCTGTAGAAGCCGAGCAGGCCCCGGCGCGGCTCCTCGCCGCCGTCGGCGCCGCCGCCCTTCTTGTCCTTGCGGGCCTTGCCGCGCTTGCCGCCgccgaagcagcagcagcagcagcaccacgaCGGCCAGCAGTCGCACGTCATCTTGGCCCGCTTCTCGGGGCGCGGCGGGTGGTAGCCGTACAGCGCCTGCCGGTTGAACACGCACCCCGTGCCGACGTACACGGGGCCCTGGATGCCGTCCAGCCCCTTCATGTTGATGTCGAAGAAGACGACGTTCCGGTTGGCGTATCGGTCGTGTCGGTCGATGCCGTCGAACCGCTGCGGGAACTGCACGTAGCAGAGCTTCTTCCCCAGCTGCGGGTCCATGAGGAAGCACATGGCCTCGCGCACGGCCTTGCTGTTGTTCACGTAGTGGTCGCAGTCGAGGTTGAGGATGAAGGGCGCGTTGGTGAGCACGGCGGAGACGCGCACCAGCGCGTTCATGGCGCCGGCCTTCTTGTGGTGGTTGTACCCGGGGCGCTTCTCACGGGACACGTACACCAGCCGGGGCAGCTCGTGGCCCTCCACGTCCAGCGCGCCCTGGCTGCCGAGGTACACCTGGATCATACCCGGGTGGTCGCGCGTGTTGTTCCCGGGCCACGGCGTGCCGTCCTGCATCACCCACCCTTCCTCGGGCTTCTTCTGCGCCTTGGCCACCAGCGCGTTGATCCGGACCTTGAACTCCTCGTACTCCCTCTGAATATATACGATCGATGTTAATATATGATCGATGTTATAGCAAAGAGAGAGGCAGACGAAGGTAGTACTTTCATGGCGCGCCGCTCCTTGACGAACGTCGGCTGCACCTTGTCCTTGAGGTAGTCGATCTTCTGCGAGAAGTAGAACTCCGGCGCGCGGGGCTCCACGGCGAACTTCTTGCAGAAGGGCACCCAGCGGCGCGCGAACTCGGCGGTCTCGGACAGCGTGTCGAAGAGCAGCATGGACGCGCCGTCGTCGGAGACGTAGCAGCTGACGCGGTCCACGGGGTAGTCGACGGCGAGGATGGACAGCACGGTGTTGGCGGTGATGATGGGCGGCTCCTTGAGCGGGTCCACCGTGCTCACGAAGAAGTCGATCGGGGACAGCCGGCACGCCTCGCCGTCGCGGTCGTACCGCAGAGCCAGGCGGTCCAGGTACGTCTCCCGCGTCACGGGCGCCCACTTGGGCAGCTGGTCCAGGATCCAGGAGAAGGCGAACCAGAGCTCGCAGATGACGGACGCCAGCCACAGCGGCACGGCGTCCATGGCGGGCGTCGTGATCCGGAACTTGAGGAAGAAGCAGAGCACCACCAGGCGGAGCACGATGACGATGCGGTACGGGTTGATCTTGCTCGACGGGATCGGGACCTTGCGCCACAGCGGCTGCCGGGCCTCCGCCAGCAGCATGTACTCGTCCTCGttcttgtcgtcgtcgtcgtcgctgtcgTCGTGGTTGAGCTTGCCCCTCTTCTCCTGCTTGGTCTTCCACTTGTCGATCCGGTCCTTCCACTCCATGCTCCC harbors:
- the LOC136525400 gene encoding cellulose synthase A catalytic subunit 7 [UDP-forming]-like, with amino-acid sequence MDTGSVTGGLAAGSHMRDELHVMRSHEEPNAKARSADVKTCRVCADEVGTRDDGQPFVACAECGFPVCRPCYEYERSDGTQCCPQCNTRYKRHKGCPRVEGDEEEGAEMDDFEEEFPVKSPKKPHEPVAFDVFSENGEQPAQKWRTGGHTLSSFTGSVAGKELEAEREMEGSMEWKDRIDKWKTKQEKRGKLNHDDSDDDDDKNEDEYMLLAEARQPLWRKVPIPSSKINPYRIVIVLRLVVLCFFLKFRITTPAMDAVPLWLASVICELWFAFSWILDQLPKWAPVTRETYLDRLALRYDRDGEACRLSPIDFFVSTVDPLKEPPIITANTVLSILAVDYPVDRVSCYVSDDGASMLLFDTLSETAEFARRWVPFCKKFAVEPRAPEFYFSQKIDYLKDKVQPTFVKERRAMKREYEEFKVRINALVAKAQKKPEEGWVMQDGTPWPGNNTRDHPGMIQVYLGSQGALDVEGHELPRLVYVSREKRPGYNHHKKAGAMNALVRVSAVLTNAPFILNLDCDHYVNNSKAVREAMCFLMDPQLGKKLCYVQFPQRFDGIDRHDRYANRNVVFFDINMKGLDGIQGPVYVGTGCVFNRQALYGYHPPRPEKRAKMTCDCWPSWCCCCCCFGGGKRGKARKDKKGGGADGGEEPRRGLLGFYRKRSKKDRLGGGGSVAGSKKGGGGLYKKHQRAFELEEIEEGLEGYDELERASLMSQKGFQKRFGQSPVFIASTLVEDGGLPQGAAADPAALIKEAVHVISCGYEEKTEWGKEIGWIYGSVTEDILTGFKMHCRGWKSVYCTPTRPAFKGSAPINLSDRLHQVLRWALGSVEIFMSRHCPLWYAYGGRLKWLERFAYTNTIVYPFTSIPLLAYCTIPAVCLLTGKFIIPTLNNLASIWFIALFLSIIATSVLELRWSGVSIEDWWRNEQFWVIGGVSAHLFAVFQGFLKVLGGVDTSFTVTSKAAGDEADAFGDLYLFKWTTLLVPPTTLIIINMVGIVAGVSDAVNNGYGSWGPLFGKLFFSFWVIVHLYPFLKGLMGRQNRTPTIVVLWSILLASIFSLVWVRIDPFIPKSKGPILKPCGVEC